The DNA segment TATCCATCTGGATGGCGATAGGGAAATTCACGATGATGCCGTCTGCCAAGATGGTGTCTATGACAGGGTTATTAAAGCCATACAGGCCGCTCAGGAACGTTCATTTCGCGTCAATGTCAATTGCACCCTCTTCGACGGCGTTGATGCCGAACGCACAGCGCGTTTCTTCGATACGATGACCGCCATGGGCATAGACGGCATCACCGTCTCGCCGGGTTACGCCTATGAACGCGCACCAGACCAAGAGCATTTCCTACAGAGGCAAAAGACACGCACGCTCTTCCGTTCTCTCTTCCGCCATGGCGCCCATGGAAGCACTCATGGGAACATTCGCGGGAAAAAACCATGGCCCCTCAGTCATTCAAGCCTCTATCTCGATTTTCTCGCTGGCAATCAAACCTACCATTGCACACCATGGGGAAATCCCACGCGCAACATCTTTGGCTGGCAACGCCCATGCTACCTCTTAGGAGAGGGATATTGCTCGAGCTTCAAAGAACTCATGGAGGAAACCGATTGGACTCTCTACGGAACGGGACAATATGAAAAATGCGCTAACTGCATGGCCCATTGTGGCTATGAGGCCAGTGCCGTTGAAGATAGTTTCGCCCGTCCCTTAAACGCCCTAAAGGTCGCCATGAGGACATGGCCTAAAACGACAGGCCCCATGGCAAAAGACATCGATATCAGCAAACAACGCACAGCGCGCTATGTCTTCGACGGCCATGTGCAGAAAATGCTCGATGACATTCGCTCAGACATAGAACAAGACAGCCGCGCCCCGACGCCATCCCCATCAAAACAAACCGCGTTGAATAACACGCACCAACGCTGACTCCGCACGTTCCATGTGATAGGCAAGGCTTATGAGACTGCCCACTTGCCAAGGACGCCTCAGCAACGCCTTCATCACACCCCCCACATCATAAGAGCCATCAGGCGCAATGACATGGTAGAGAACGGGAGGAATCGCCTTATCCACCCTATCGACAACGGCGCGCACCGCCATAAAGGGAATGCCATGGCGGTGGGCTAGACATGCGCCAATATGACTCTCCATATCCACAACAAGCGCCCCCGTCCTTTCCCCTAAGGCGCGTTTTTCCGCTATCTCTGGCACTAAAATATCGCTCCCAAACACAGAACCACGCCGCGCAAAAGGCACAGAGGCATACCGCGCCCATAAGGCATGCGACCATGCCTTATGGCACATCCACACGCCATCCTTATGGTAGATTTTATCGGCAAAGACGACATCACCCACAGCAACATCGTCTTGCAAACCACCCGCAACGCCAAAACTCATCAAGGCATCGATACCACCATCAATAAGCGTTTGCGCCGCCTTGAGCGCGCCGCTCTTTTCCGCCCCGCTCATCGCCACCGAGAGAGGGACATCACGCCCACAATGCTTATGACGCTTTAGGCATGACGCCTCACGCGCAAAACCAACGATGACACCGATATGGCGAAACGCGTCTTGCGACATCATAATCCTTGTCCAAGCGCCTTCGTGTTGCTCTGTATCATGCGCCGATAGCGCGACAACGCCCAAAGAGGAAAATAGACACTATAGCCACGATAGCGCAAATAAAAGACACGCGGAAATCCCACAGCGGTATAGTCATCTTCCCGCCAACGCCCATCCTCCTCTCGAGGCGCCGCTAAGAGCCATTCAATCCCCCTCTTGACAGCATCGCTAGAGACTTCATGGGCGGCAATCAACGCCATGATAGCCCACGCTGTCTGTGAAGGTGTGCTGGCCACCACCTCATCTCGTCTCGAAGGCCAATAACTCGCCCCACTTTCACCCCACCCGCCATCATCATTCTGGCGGTCACACAACCACTGAACAGCGCGACGAATATAGGGAGACGACATATCCTCAGAAATGGCATGCAAACCCGATAAAACAGACCATGTGCCGTAAATATAGTTCGTCCCCCAACGACCAAACCACGAGCCGTCTTCCTCTTGCTCACGCCGTAAAAAGGCGAGGCATCTAGCGATGACATCGTCTTCCTTCGTATAACCCCTCTGAGCAAGAAAACCTAAACAGCGGGCTGAAACATCAACAGTAGGAGGGTCGCGCAACGCCCCATGGTCAGCAAACGGAATATAGTCGAGATAGGCACTCGTATTATCGGCATCAAAAGCACCCCATCCGCCATTCTTGCTCTGCATGCCAATAATCCATCTCTCTGCGCGTTTCAGGGCTGGCTCATAGCGCGGGTCATGCGCCTTGTCTAACGCTATAGCAACAACAGCCGTATCATCAACATCGGGATAATAGTCATTGCCATATTGGAACGCCCACCCCCCCGGCGCAACGTGAGGACGCCTATCACGCCAATCACCTGCCGCCTCACGCACCTCTTTGGAAAGAAGCCACGCCATGCCACGTTCATGGGACGAAGAGGCAACACCCTCATCCTCGGCCAACGCTAAAAGCGCTAAACTACTATCCCACACAGGAGAGACACACGGCTGGCAAAAACTTTCATCCACATCATCAAACACGAGAAGACGCAACGCCTCAAGAGCCTCCTGGTATCGTTCATCGTCCTTCCCATACCCTAACACATCGAGAAGAATAAGAAAATTCATCATAGCGGGGAAAATACCGCCTAAACCATCGCGACCATTACGCCTCGCCATAGACCATGCGACCGCCTTGTTGATGGCATGACGGCGTAGGAAGGGCGGCGAAAAACGCTCGATGCGTCTCACGATGGCGTCAACATAGACAAATAACGCCCCCTGCCACGTCCCGCGATGATTTTTAATATAGGCAACCTTCTCTCCCTCCTTTTCTACCCTCAATTCTGTCAACGTCACCCCATGGTCGCCTTTGCTTTGTGGCTTCAACGCCATCAAAGCCAAGACCGGCACGAGAACAACCCGCGACCAATAAGACACCTTCCCTAGAGAAAAAGGACACCATGACGGAAGAAGGACTATCTCCACAGGCATCGACGGCACCGCCTCCCAAGGAAGCACCCCATGAAAAGCAAGGGACATGCGCGTGAAAACATTGCATTGGGTGAGTCCTCCCATCGCCCGAATGGCACGGCGCGCATGCGCCATATGCGGCGCATGGATGTCATCACCCATCAACTTCAAAGCAAAATACGCCTTGACACTGGCGCTGAGGTCCATGTCGCCACCATAATAGAGCGCCCACCCCCCATGCCCCTTACGCTCCCCACGCTCTCCATGCTCCTCAGGGGACAGCGAACGCGTACGGCGAATATGGCGCGCAAGACGCCCCTCACGCTCTACATCCTTAATCCCTAAATAACGATTCATCATAATATATTCAGCAGAAATCGTCACATCAGCCTCCAACGGAAAAACCCAATGGCCATCCCTCTGTTGCTTGGCACGTAAGGCGTTTTTCCCACGCTCGATGGCATCGTCAATATGGCGAAAAAATGCTTTCTTATCGCTCACGCTGTCTGACTCCTTGACGAAGAACCAACAGAGGACACAACGCATGACGCGGCGCGAAATCCAGACATGATCGCCCCCTCAATGGTCGCTGGCAGTCCCGTATCCGTCCAATCACCTGCTAAAAACATATTGTGCCATGGGGTCTGGGTTTTGCCTCTCGCATGTTCGTTTTGCGGCGATTGCACAAAGGTTGCTCTCTTCTCACAGAGATAACGATAGGGAGGCATTGTACCGTTTTTCCACCCAAGAGTCAAAGAGACATCACGCCATAATTGGCGCACAAAAGAGTCCCTCTCCGTTCCCCACGAGTCCTGCACCGCACTGATCGTCACCGACAGATGGTCCTTATGGCAAAAAAGCCAATGGCCTCTGCTGCCATGCATCCCCACCATAGAGGGAAAAGGTGGAGGCGTGCGCCCCTTTGGTATCAGGAAATGGACATTGATGATACCTCGATACCCCTCTGGCACAGACAAGGACGGCAAGACAGCGCGCGCCGCAAAGGGAGGAAGCGCCATGATGACACGCTCCTCTCTGCCAACGGGAACAGAAAAATTGAGCCCGCATAATGATGACACAAAGCGCCCTTGAAACCCTAACCCCCGCACACGCATCCCACAACGTATGGACGCCCCATGGCGTAGCAAATACGCATGAGCTGGCGCGATAAAGCTCGCCCCTAAATTCTCACGCGGATAACATGGACGACAATGAGATGCGCCACGAAAAAACGTCTTCACCAAGACATTCCATAACAGGCGCATGCTCGCCTTGGACGACTCCGTATTCAGCACGCTCACAGCAAGAGGGTCTATGAACTTCCTAAAAAAGAGCGCATGGGGGGAAAAGACATCACTGACGACATGATGTCGCCCATAACATCGATGGCGCGCACACGCCCACAAACAAGACAATAACGTGGATGGCGTCATACCCCATTCCCTCTTCACAAACCAGAAGGCTCGACTCTTATCGCCAACGGTCAGACTCTCACAACGCCCCGTGGGGACATCGTAAAAATCAAAACGGCTTTGCTCTTGCACGATGAGCTCGTCTTGCGCACCCACCATGTTCACATAGCCCATGACATGGTCGTTGCCGCTGAGCACCAAATGACTGCCATTATCGATGGTGATGTTGAGGGTGCTATCATGGTAGGAACGACAACGTCCGCCTAAAAAAGGGGACGCTTCATAGAGAAGCACGCGACATCCCTGTGACGCAAGACTCACAGCGGAAGCAAGCCCCGCCAACCCGCCACCAATAATATGCGCTGTGCCAAGGCATGCCATTGTCAACGCCCTAAAAGGTAGGCGCGCGCCATATGCATCGCAAGAGCCACATTCGTTGGCCGCGCCACAGGCTCGAGAGTCGCCCAACCACGCCGACATAACAGCGTCAAAATATCGCCATACACATGGCGCATAAAACGCGCCGGACGCCACATGCGCCTATGGGCGCTCTGCCAGAATAATTTATCACTCAAAGCAAACGCATCGCGCGCATGAGACACAAGCGCACAGGCAATGGACGGAAAATGCTGTGAGGAAAAGAGCTGGGACAGAGCCTCACCCGTCAGCCCATAAGGCGCAAGCATCGTCAAAGGGATATACAACCTGCCACGAGCGCCATCTTCCCTGAGGTCACGCAAGATGTTCGTCAGCTGCAACGCCCTGCCCAGAGCATAGGCATGGCGATAGGCATGCTCAGACGCATCGCCAAAAATATGACTCGAGAGCACACCCACCGCCCCCGCCACCCTATCACAATAGCGCTCTAACATCGCCATATCCTTCATGCGCACAGAAACACCAATATCCATCTCCATCCCGCGAATAATCTCCATAAAGGCGTGACGTGGCATGGCATAGCGGGGAATGCTCCATGCCAAGACATGAAAGAGAGGATGGTCACCCGTCTCCCCGCCATATGTCTTCCCGCCATAGAGAACATCAAGACGCCGTGACCAGTCTCCTAACCGCCTCAGACGTTCCTGTGTCTCCAGCCCTTCATCATCGACACTATCATCCACATCTCGACAAAAGGCATAAAGAGCATACATCGCACGCCTCTTGTCTCGAGGAAGACACCGCATGCCCCAATAAAAAGAAGAGCCTGCCTGCCGAACGTAAGAGTCGACCCATTGCTGTGCCCACGCCTGCTTCTGTGTATCCATAAGACAGAGACATTCCAGCGCCACTTAGGCATGGCGCTCAACGATAAAGAGCGCAACATCTCGCAAAGGCTGCGCCTCTTTGCCAAAACACGCCAAACCATCAATAGACTCGGCAACAAGCGCATGCGCTTTGCGTTGCGCCCCCGCCACGCCTAACGCCTTGACAAACGTCGCCTTTTGCGCATGGTCATCCTTGCCCGCACGCTTCCCCATCACCTCTTCATCGCCCACCGCATCCAAAATATCATCGGCAATTTGAAACGCCAAACCAATACAGCGCCCATAAGACTCTAAAGCCTCCATATCCTTTGTCGATGCGCCACCAAGAAGACCACCACTCGTCGCTGAGAAAAAAAGCAATGCCCCCGTCTTCATTGTCTGAAGCGACTCGATATGAGAACGCGTCACCTCGTCATGGGATTGCGCCACAAGGTCGGCCATCTGCCCGCCTACCATCCCCCTTATGCCCGCATGGCGCGCTAAGCCATGCACCAAACGACAACGCACAGAAGCATCATGGTGAGTCTCCTCAGAACTCAAAAGCTCAAAGGCAAGAGTCAACAAACCATCGCCCACAAGAATCGCCGTCGCCTCGTCATAACGGATATGACAACAAGGACGCCCACGCCGCATATCATCATCATCCATCGCCGGCAAATCATCATGGACTAAAGAATAATGGTGAATCATCTCAACAGCCGACGCCACACGCAAGGCATACGACTCGCGCACAGAAAAAATATGTGAAGACGCCACAACCAAAAAAGGACGCAAGCCCTTGCCACCACCCTCCACAACATAGACCATCGCCTCGTAGAGACGACCCTCCAACCCTCCCACAGAAGGAAGAAGAGACAGGATACAGGAACGCACCTGATGACTCACGCGCAGCAACGACTCTTGCAATGCCCTATCACCCATTATGATGATGGCTCGCTTGTAAAAGACTCTAAACCAACAGCCTTGCCAGACTCCAATCGCACCTTGTCAATGCGCCCCTTGGCATCCGCTAACTGCTTCTGGCAGTGCTTCGATAATTGCATGCCACGCTCATAATACGCCACAGCCTTATCTAACATCACCGTACCTCCCTCTAATGCCTTCACAAGCCTCTCTAACTCACCCAACGCATCCTCAAAACTCATAGACTCAACAGGGGGGGACTCAACAGGGGGGGACTCAACGGGGGGGGACTCAACGGAGGGGGAGTCAACAGGCGAGGAAGCAACGGGCTGATTATTCTGTTCCTGTGCGTCCATCCTATCCTCTCACACGCTCATGACTCATTAACGCCCCCACATGCGCCGCCGCACTCTGTGCTAAAGCAGTCAGATTGTAACCTCCCTCAAGCATAGACACAAGACGCCCTTGACATATTTTTTGCGCCTCCTCCACAAAGAGCATGGTGAGGCGCGCAAAATCTTGGGTGCTCACACGAAAACCACCAAGGGGGTCGTCCTCATGGGCATCAAAGCCAGCCGACAATAACATCAACTGAGGCTGATACGCCCGCACATGGGCCAGCCCCTCACGCCATACCGATAGGAACGTATCACCATCCGTGCCTTGAGGCAAAGGATAGTTATAGACAAAGCCCGCACCCTTCTCATCACGACGTCCCGTATAGGGATAAAAAGGCCATTGATGGGTCGACATAAAAAGAATTCTCTTGTCATGAGCAACAGCCGCTTGCGTGCCATTGCCATGATGGACGTCAAAATCAAGGATCGCCACGCGAGACAGACCATAAGCCTCGATGGCATGATAGGCAGCAATGGCAACATTGTTAAATAAGCAAAAACCCATCGCCCGCTCAGGCTCGGCATGGTGACCCGGGGGACGCACCGCACAAAAAGCATTTGTCGCCTCACCCGCCATGACAGCATCAACAGCCATCACCGATGCGCCCACCGCACATAAGGTAGCCTCACGACTCCCCGCTGAGACCAACGTATCACTATCAAGAAACGCTAGACCATGCTGAGGCACTTGGCTTATGACATGCATCACATGGCGTATCATGGACGGCTGATGGACAAGCGCCAATGTTGCCTCCTCCACCGCCACAGACTCAACCCATACAAGCTCTAAAAAACGCTCCCCCCTCAGATAATCCATGATATGCTCCAAGCGCGCCACACGCTCAGGATGCCCTTGTCCCGTCTCGTGACGCAAACATGAAGGATGGGTATAGAGACATGTGGACATATGCAGCACTCCATAGGGTGATGATGGCGAACAATCATGGGTGTCACCCACCCTAGCACAACGAGAGAACCTCCCTCAACAACGAGCATCATGAAACAAGGTCTTCTTATATGTGGTCATGGCACACGCCACCCCCATGGCTTGGACGAATTCGCCCAGCTCACCCGTGATATAGAAGAACACCTCGATGATAACATCGTGCGTTATGGCTATTTAGAATTCGCTCGCCCCATCATACGCGACGGCTTAGACGCCTTGCGCCATGAAGGGTGCGCCATCGTGCATGCCCTCCCCGCCATGCTGTTCGCCGCAGGC comes from the Alphaproteobacteria bacterium GM7ARS4 genome and includes:
- the hpnH gene encoding adenosyl-hopene transferase HpnH, yielding MAIPLQQQFSIARYIVTQKIKGVKRYPLVLMLEPLFRCNLACAGCGKIDYPDEILQQRMSVQECLEAVDECGAPVVSIPGGEPLLHKDIGDIVRGIVERRKFVYLCTNALLLEKKLHLFEPSPYLAFSIHLDGDREIHDDAVCQDGVYDRVIKAIQAAQERSFRVNVNCTLFDGVDAERTARFFDTMTAMGIDGITVSPGYAYERAPDQEHFLQRQKTRTLFRSLFRHGAHGSTHGNIRGKKPWPLSHSSLYLDFLAGNQTYHCTPWGNPTRNIFGWQRPCYLLGEGYCSSFKELMEETDWTLYGTGQYEKCANCMAHCGYEASAVEDSFARPLNALKVAMRTWPKTTGPMAKDIDISKQRTARYVFDGHVQKMLDDIRSDIEQDSRAPTPSPSKQTALNNTHQR
- a CDS encoding histone deacetylase family protein, which codes for MSTCLYTHPSCLRHETGQGHPERVARLEHIMDYLRGERFLELVWVESVAVEEATLALVHQPSMIRHVMHVISQVPQHGLAFLDSDTLVSAGSREATLCAVGASVMAVDAVMAGEATNAFCAVRPPGHHAEPERAMGFCLFNNVAIAAYHAIEAYGLSRVAILDFDVHHGNGTQAAVAHDKRILFMSTHQWPFYPYTGRRDEKGAGFVYNYPLPQGTDGDTFLSVWREGLAHVRAYQPQLMLLSAGFDAHEDDPLGGFRVSTQDFARLTMLFVEEAQKICQGRLVSMLEGGYNLTALAQSAAAHVGALMSHERVRG
- a CDS encoding squalene/phytoene synthase family protein, encoding MDTQKQAWAQQWVDSYVRQAGSSFYWGMRCLPRDKRRAMYALYAFCRDVDDSVDDEGLETQERLRRLGDWSRRLDVLYGGKTYGGETGDHPLFHVLAWSIPRYAMPRHAFMEIIRGMEMDIGVSVRMKDMAMLERYCDRVAGAVGVLSSHIFGDASEHAYRHAYALGRALQLTNILRDLREDGARGRLYIPLTMLAPYGLTGEALSQLFSSQHFPSIACALVSHARDAFALSDKLFWQSAHRRMWRPARFMRHVYGDILTLLCRRGWATLEPVARPTNVALAMHMARAYLLGR
- a CDS encoding squalene--hopene cyclase, encoding MMSQDAFRHIGVIVGFAREASCLKRHKHCGRDVPLSVAMSGAEKSGALKAAQTLIDGGIDALMSFGVAGGLQDDVAVGDVVFADKIYHKDGVWMCHKAWSHALWARYASVPFARRGSVFGSDILVPEIAEKRALGERTGALVVDMESHIGACLAHRHGIPFMAVRAVVDRVDKAIPPVLYHVIAPDGSYDVGGVMKALLRRPWQVGSLISLAYHMERAESALVRVIQRGLF
- a CDS encoding FAD-dependent oxidoreductase is translated as MACLGTAHIIGGGLAGLASAVSLASQGCRVLLYEASPFLGGRCRSYHDSTLNITIDNGSHLVLSGNDHVMGYVNMVGAQDELIVQEQSRFDFYDVPTGRCESLTVGDKSRAFWFVKREWGMTPSTLLSCLWACARHRCYGRHHVVSDVFSPHALFFRKFIDPLAVSVLNTESSKASMRLLWNVLVKTFFRGASHCRPCYPRENLGASFIAPAHAYLLRHGASIRCGMRVRGLGFQGRFVSSLCGLNFSVPVGREERVIMALPPFAARAVLPSLSVPEGYRGIINVHFLIPKGRTPPPFPSMVGMHGSRGHWLFCHKDHLSVTISAVQDSWGTERDSFVRQLWRDVSLTLGWKNGTMPPYRYLCEKRATFVQSPQNEHARGKTQTPWHNMFLAGDWTDTGLPATIEGAIMSGFRAASCVVSSVGSSSRSQTA
- a CDS encoding exodeoxyribonuclease VII small subunit — encoded protein: MDAQEQNNQPVASSPVDSPSVESPPVESPPVESPPVESMSFEDALGELERLVKALEGGTVMLDKAVAYYERGMQLSKHCQKQLADAKGRIDKVRLESGKAVGLESFTSEPSS
- the shc gene encoding squalene--hopene cyclase, which codes for MRCVLCWFFVKESDSVSDKKAFFRHIDDAIERGKNALRAKQQRDGHWVFPLEADVTISAEYIMMNRYLGIKDVEREGRLARHIRRTRSLSPEEHGERGERKGHGGWALYYGGDMDLSASVKAYFALKLMGDDIHAPHMAHARRAIRAMGGLTQCNVFTRMSLAFHGVLPWEAVPSMPVEIVLLPSWCPFSLGKVSYWSRVVLVPVLALMALKPQSKGDHGVTLTELRVEKEGEKVAYIKNHRGTWQGALFVYVDAIVRRIERFSPPFLRRHAINKAVAWSMARRNGRDGLGGIFPAMMNFLILLDVLGYGKDDERYQEALEALRLLVFDDVDESFCQPCVSPVWDSSLALLALAEDEGVASSSHERGMAWLLSKEVREAAGDWRDRRPHVAPGGWAFQYGNDYYPDVDDTAVVAIALDKAHDPRYEPALKRAERWIIGMQSKNGGWGAFDADNTSAYLDYIPFADHGALRDPPTVDVSARCLGFLAQRGYTKEDDVIARCLAFLRREQEEDGSWFGRWGTNYIYGTWSVLSGLHAISEDMSSPYIRRAVQWLCDRQNDDGGWGESGASYWPSRRDEVVASTPSQTAWAIMALIAAHEVSSDAVKRGIEWLLAAPREEDGRWREDDYTAVGFPRVFYLRYRGYSVYFPLWALSRYRRMIQSNTKALGQGL
- a CDS encoding polyprenyl synthetase family protein, whose protein sequence is MGDRALQESLLRVSHQVRSCILSLLPSVGGLEGRLYEAMVYVVEGGGKGLRPFLVVASSHIFSVRESYALRVASAVEMIHHYSLVHDDLPAMDDDDMRRGRPCCHIRYDEATAILVGDGLLTLAFELLSSEETHHDASVRCRLVHGLARHAGIRGMVGGQMADLVAQSHDEVTRSHIESLQTMKTGALLFFSATSGGLLGGASTKDMEALESYGRCIGLAFQIADDILDAVGDEEVMGKRAGKDDHAQKATFVKALGVAGAQRKAHALVAESIDGLACFGKEAQPLRDVALFIVERHA